CGTCGTCCTTAGCTGTACTGCAACCCGGAAAAAAGTGGGCCGCTGCCGGCGCATCCCCCAACACACCGGCAGCGGCGTCTGTGACCCCCGGCCGCACCGTCCGTTATCGCATCCACCCGATAAGGACGGGGTAAGCCCGTGCGCGGCGCCTGCCGTGCGTGGGCCCCGTCCTCCCCCGGCCTCGGCCGGTGGCGGACGCGCGGCGACCCGGGGGTGGCCACTGGGGAGCCGGCCCGGGCGGTCCCGGCGGACCGCCGCCCGTGCGGCTCCCTGTCTGTGCGCGGGTGTCGCTGCCGACGTATCCCCCGACCGCCGGCAGCGACGATCACCCCGCACATCTCGAATCTGACACATCCAGGATAAGAACCAAGTAAGCCCTGGCACACACAATCGAATGTGGTGTACGGCACCGTCGCCCGCGCTCGCCTGCGACGGCACCGACATGGTCGAGTGTCTCACGGCGGCCCGCGAGCGCGGGAGCATCCGCCGGCGACCGATCACAGCTCGGTCACGGACGTTTGGCCGCGCGAAGGGCGTGGGTATGGCCGTGACTTGCGGGTCGCGCCGGTCTCGACCCCGCTGTCCCCTGTCACGCTGCAGCAGCGCCGCTATGGCGCTGTGCGGCTTTGACGCGATGAAAAGTGAGGTGAAATGGGCGAGTTCCGAGCGGAGATCAAGGGCCGCATCAAGGAGATCCGCCAATCGCTCCAGGCGGCGCAGGCCGCGGGAGACGACGACCTCGCCGACGTGCACATGTCGGAACTTGAGGACCTGCACCGCATCGCCGCTCGCAACGGAGTCGACACCGGCTGCGGGTGAGCCCGGCGTCGCCGTTCCGGCCGACACCGGCGTCACGCCCGGAACGGCACACGACCGGCCTGGTGGGAGGCCGGCCGCGCAGTACACCACGCGCACGGGGTGTCCCCGAGCCCCGCACGGACGACGGAGCGCCTTCCCGGAGTGCCCGCACTCCGGGAAGGCGCTTTTCTCGTCCGCACCCGCCCGCCGGCCGGCCGTCAGCCGTCGGTGTCGGCGCCCAGCGGCGCGAGCAGGTCGTGCAGCTCGGCGAAGAGCTCCGGCACCGCCGCGATGACCAGATCGGGGGTGGGCGGGGCGCCGTGCAGTCCGCCCACCCGGGCGCCGGCCTCCTGGGCGATGAGCGCGGCCGCCCCCCAGTCCCACGGGTTGAGCCCGCGCTCGTAGTAGGCGTCGGACCGGCCGTGGGCCAGCTCGCACAGGTCCACGGCCGCCGATCCGCCGCGCCGGATGTCGCGCACCCGCGGCAGCACCGAGCCCAGCACCCGGGCCTGCCGAGCGCGGCGGCCCGACTCGTAGCCGAAACCGGTGCCCACCAGCGCCAGCTCCAGCGGCACCGCGGGCGCCGCCCGGATCGCCTCGCCGTTGCAGTACGCGCCGCCGCCGAGCACGCCGGTGTACAGGTCTCCGCGGGCCGGCGCCGCAACCGCCCCGGCCACCACCTCGCCGTCGACCTCGGCGGCGATGGACACGGCCCATTCCCCGCGGCCGTAGAGGTAGTTGACGGTGCCGTCGATGGGGTCGACGATCCAGCGCACCCCGGTGTCGCCGCCCTCGTCGCCGCCCTCCTCGCCCAGCACGGCGTCGCCGGGACGAGCGGCGTGCAGGCGCTTGCGGATCAGCTCTTCGACCGCGCGGTCCATCTCGGTGACCACGTCGGTGGGCGAAGACTTGGTGTCGAGGACCCCGATCCCGGACTGGCCCTCCGCGGCGGCGCGCCCTCCCTCCCGGGCGGCCTCCACGGCCAGGGACAGCAGCCCGGCGCGGTCGGGCGTGGGGGTGGTGCTCATGGTTCTCCCGTTCCTCGTACTCGTCGGTGCGGGCGCGTGCGCCCGCTGCCGCTGCACGGTGCGGCGCCCGTCACAGCAGCGGCGGCCGCTGCCAGTCCCGGCCCAGCACGTGGTGGTCCAGGAAGGCCAGGACGGTCCCGTACCAGACCCGGATGTTTCCCGGCGCGGTCACCCAGTGGTTCTCGTCGGGGAAGTACAGGAACTTGGCGTCGACCTCGCGGCTGACCAGGTCCCACCACAGCCGCAGCCCTTCCCCGATGGGCACCCGGTAGTCCTTGTCCCCGTGGATGACCAGCATAGGCGTGC
The genomic region above belongs to Streptomonospora salina and contains:
- a CDS encoding inositol monophosphatase family protein produces the protein MSTTPTPDRAGLLSLAVEAAREGGRAAAEGQSGIGVLDTKSSPTDVVTEMDRAVEELIRKRLHAARPGDAVLGEEGGDEGGDTGVRWIVDPIDGTVNYLYGRGEWAVSIAAEVDGEVVAGAVAAPARGDLYTGVLGGGAYCNGEAIRAAPAVPLELALVGTGFGYESGRRARQARVLGSVLPRVRDIRRGGSAAVDLCELAHGRSDAYYERGLNPWDWGAAALIAQEAGARVGGLHGAPPTPDLVIAAVPELFAELHDLLAPLGADTDG